Proteins encoded together in one Thermococcus barophilus MP window:
- a CDS encoding ABC transporter ATP-binding protein, translating to MTAVKVENLEKDYGKVKALKGISFEVKEGEIFGLIGPNGAGKSTTLKILATLLVPTGGKAEVFGYDVVSKADEVRKLISYLPEEAGAYKNLTGYEYLEFMAKLYAKTGKSIEEMLKLGVKIAGLGERIHDKVATYSKGMTRKLLLARALMVMPKLAILDEPASGLDIINAYAIRQTIKRFAEEGVTFLISSHNMLEVEFLCDKVALINKGVIVEIGTPKELKEKYNAENLEEVFMKAVGVKL from the coding sequence ATGACAGCGGTAAAAGTTGAAAACCTCGAAAAAGACTATGGGAAAGTTAAAGCCCTGAAGGGAATAAGCTTTGAAGTTAAGGAAGGAGAGATTTTCGGCTTGATTGGGCCTAACGGTGCTGGAAAGTCGACAACCCTCAAGATTTTGGCTACTCTTTTAGTCCCAACTGGAGGAAAAGCTGAGGTCTTCGGTTATGATGTTGTAAGCAAAGCGGATGAGGTCAGAAAGCTCATCAGCTACCTCCCAGAGGAAGCTGGGGCATACAAAAATCTCACCGGATATGAATACTTAGAGTTCATGGCAAAGCTTTATGCAAAGACTGGAAAAAGCATTGAAGAAATGCTGAAGCTTGGCGTCAAAATAGCGGGACTTGGGGAAAGAATTCACGACAAGGTTGCGACTTATTCAAAAGGTATGACAAGAAAACTTCTGCTTGCGAGGGCTTTAATGGTCATGCCAAAGCTTGCCATTCTTGACGAGCCTGCAAGCGGTCTTGATATAATAAACGCCTACGCAATCAGACAAACAATCAAAAGATTTGCCGAGGAAGGAGTTACATTTCTCATCTCCAGCCACAACATGCTCGAGGTTGAATTCCTGTGCGACAAGGTGGCTCTGATAAACAAAGGCGTCATCGTTGAGATTGGCACTCCCAAAGAGCTGAAAGAGAAGTACAACGCTGAAAACCTCGAAGAAGTCTTCATGAAAGCTGTGGGGGTGAAATTATGA
- a CDS encoding RNA-binding domain-containing protein, translating to MFEEVEVEAYVYPTEDIEKVKKAMLNLIPGLEFEAFDKGDYIVLVGKTKNKKALQRLYELFRGQAILDTARAFLEDGYFGEEIIIKVHKQVAYAGKVNFNEESPLGPITITIRTKDPQRLMKWLAPRTKDGVPIE from the coding sequence ATGTTTGAAGAAGTTGAAGTTGAAGCTTATGTTTATCCCACTGAGGACATTGAGAAGGTAAAGAAGGCTATGCTGAATTTAATTCCAGGCTTAGAGTTTGAAGCATTTGATAAAGGCGATTACATAGTTTTAGTTGGGAAAACAAAGAACAAAAAAGCTTTACAAAGACTATATGAGCTTTTTAGAGGACAGGCTATTCTCGACACAGCGAGGGCTTTTCTTGAGGATGGCTACTTTGGGGAGGAAATTATAATCAAAGTCCACAAGCAGGTAGCTTATGCTGGAAAGGTGAACTTCAACGAGGAATCCCCTCTGGGGCCAATAACCATAACGATAAGAACCAAAGATCCCCAAAGGCTTATGAAATGGCTGGCTCCAAGAACGAAGGATGGAGTTCCAATAGAGTGA
- a CDS encoding ZIP family metal transporter, whose amino-acid sequence MLENFIQNIAGYILSASNGNIITIAFYAGLFVALMTSLGSLVAIFAKSLPEWSVEFSLSFAAGVMIVASFTSLILPAIESTNSFSPAGIGVFLGVVLIFGIDKLLPHEHIIKGYEGPKELKDKLKVVWLIIFAMVIHNLPEGLAVGTSIVYNLETGLVTALAIGIQDFPEGIVVALPLAVLQKRRLQPILIGVLSGVAEMIMAVLGALLFVKLNWLLPYGLGLAGGAMLYITVKEMIPEIYKKEENETLITIGFFLGFYVMLFLDSMLG is encoded by the coding sequence ATGCTGGAAAACTTCATCCAGAATATAGCAGGCTATATACTCTCAGCATCAAACGGAAACATCATTACCATTGCCTTCTATGCTGGACTGTTCGTTGCTTTAATGACATCTCTTGGCTCGTTAGTTGCGATATTTGCTAAAAGCCTTCCAGAATGGAGTGTTGAGTTCAGCCTAAGCTTTGCCGCTGGAGTTATGATTGTTGCAAGCTTTACAAGCTTAATTCTGCCAGCGATAGAATCAACCAATAGCTTTTCCCCAGCTGGAATTGGAGTATTTTTGGGTGTTGTTTTGATCTTTGGAATAGACAAGCTTCTCCCACATGAGCACATCATTAAAGGCTATGAGGGCCCAAAAGAGCTGAAAGATAAGCTAAAAGTTGTCTGGTTAATCATTTTTGCAATGGTAATCCACAACCTCCCAGAAGGACTGGCCGTTGGGACCTCGATAGTTTACAACCTTGAAACCGGACTTGTTACAGCTTTAGCAATAGGAATTCAGGACTTCCCGGAGGGTATCGTCGTTGCACTGCCCCTGGCTGTGCTCCAGAAGAGAAGATTGCAACCAATACTTATTGGAGTTCTGAGCGGAGTCGCTGAAATGATTATGGCAGTTCTTGGGGCACTGCTGTTTGTCAAACTCAATTGGCTTCTGCCCTATGGTCTGGGTTTAGCGGGAGGAGCAATGCTGTACATAACGGTTAAAGAGATGATCCCCGAAATTTACAAAAAAGAGGAAAATGAAACCCTCATAACAATTGGCTTCTTCTTGGGATTTTACGTGATGCTGTTTCTGGATTCAATGCTTGGCTAA
- a CDS encoding dephospho-CoA kinase, with the protein MIICVVGMPGSGKGEVVRIFSKYGVPHVSMGDIVREEADKRGIPRTPDGMNKISIQLRQELGDNAVAKLTVPRVKELLKKHKAVIIDGVRSLDEIQTFKDAFPDQEIVIIAVHSSPKKRFERLKKRGRSDDPKTWADFEARDWKELKFGIGNVIALADYMIVNDNHIDDYRKEIEELAKKLGLAKH; encoded by the coding sequence ATGATAATCTGTGTGGTAGGCATGCCCGGTTCTGGTAAAGGTGAAGTTGTGAGGATTTTCTCAAAATATGGCGTTCCTCACGTTTCAATGGGAGATATTGTGAGGGAAGAGGCAGACAAGAGAGGAATTCCAAGGACTCCAGATGGAATGAATAAAATCAGCATTCAGCTGAGGCAAGAGCTGGGAGATAATGCTGTCGCAAAGCTGACGGTTCCAAGGGTTAAAGAGCTCTTAAAGAAGCACAAGGCAGTGATTATTGATGGTGTCCGTTCTTTGGATGAAATCCAGACGTTCAAAGATGCTTTTCCAGATCAGGAGATTGTGATAATAGCTGTCCATTCATCTCCAAAAAAGAGATTTGAGCGATTAAAGAAGAGAGGCAGGAGCGATGACCCAAAAACCTGGGCAGACTTCGAAGCGAGGGACTGGAAGGAGCTTAAATTCGGCATCGGGAACGTTATAGCCCTTGCAGATTACATGATAGTAAACGACAATCACATTGATGATTACAGAAAAGAAATTGAGGAACTGGCAAAAAAGCTTGGATTAGCCAAGCATTGA
- a CDS encoding ABC transporter permease, giving the protein MSDFFVMVIKELKDLMRNKQIIVGMIIVPLILFPALGKMISFGMSEAKEETKVILVNFDEGKYGNVLISALRAAPNVTVTLIDAQTVQEAIQKAQAEGYNVVVVIPKDFSKNIEANQKTYVEVYAVFKGISAGIKESVSEGRINAVLQVLNEELAKLKIKEAVKGNPEAILHPIDAKSYSVIQGRIVNVPPSIVSGIIYSQAFSIPLVLFIMISYVSQMAATTMAAEKENKTLETLLTLPVKRMTIITGKMVGTAIIALVASIAYMVGLKYYISSFTPENMTQIGITLKDLGLEMTPKGALLFGISLFLSIVFALSLAMLISVFAEDIRSASTMVSMIMMPLLFPIWILMFKDISTLPPAVKYFLYAIPFSHPVIASRAVLLKQYAIVYAGIAYLLFISGAMLYITAKFFSTEKVLTAKLKWGKRKRTE; this is encoded by the coding sequence ATGAGCGACTTTTTTGTAATGGTCATAAAGGAGCTTAAAGACTTAATGAGGAACAAACAAATCATAGTCGGAATGATAATCGTGCCGCTCATCCTTTTCCCAGCTTTAGGAAAGATGATAAGCTTTGGAATGAGCGAAGCAAAAGAAGAGACCAAAGTAATCCTCGTCAACTTTGATGAAGGGAAATACGGCAATGTATTGATCAGTGCTTTAAGGGCAGCTCCAAACGTTACCGTAACGCTCATTGATGCCCAAACAGTGCAAGAAGCAATTCAGAAGGCTCAGGCAGAGGGATATAATGTCGTCGTGGTAATTCCAAAGGATTTCTCCAAAAACATTGAAGCAAACCAAAAGACGTATGTTGAGGTTTACGCTGTATTCAAAGGGATAAGTGCTGGAATCAAAGAAAGCGTAAGTGAAGGAAGAATTAACGCTGTTCTACAAGTCCTTAATGAGGAGCTGGCAAAGCTGAAGATAAAAGAGGCAGTGAAAGGCAATCCAGAGGCTATACTGCACCCAATAGATGCAAAAAGCTACTCAGTGATTCAAGGGAGAATTGTAAATGTCCCTCCTTCAATTGTATCTGGGATAATCTACTCTCAGGCATTCTCTATCCCGCTAGTGCTCTTCATAATGATAAGCTATGTTTCTCAGATGGCCGCAACAACAATGGCAGCTGAAAAAGAGAACAAAACACTTGAAACTCTGCTGACCTTACCTGTTAAGAGAATGACAATAATAACAGGTAAAATGGTGGGGACGGCAATAATTGCCCTCGTTGCGTCAATTGCTTACATGGTTGGTCTGAAATACTACATAAGCTCATTTACCCCCGAAAACATGACCCAAATTGGAATTACCCTGAAAGACCTTGGACTTGAGATGACGCCCAAAGGAGCTCTGCTCTTCGGGATTTCACTGTTCCTGAGCATAGTTTTCGCCTTAAGCTTGGCAATGCTAATCTCAGTGTTTGCAGAGGACATAAGAAGCGCAAGCACAATGGTCAGCATGATCATGATGCCTCTCCTCTTCCCAATCTGGATTTTGATGTTCAAGGACATCTCAACTTTGCCACCAGCAGTAAAGTACTTCCTCTATGCAATCCCCTTCAGCCATCCAGTAATAGCTTCAAGAGCAGTCCTTTTGAAGCAGTATGCAATAGTTTACGCTGGAATAGCATATCTGCTCTTCATCAGCGGAGCAATGCTCTACATAACTGCAAAGTTCTTCTCAACGGAAAAGGTGCTTACGGCAAAGCTGAAGTGGGGGAAGAGAAAAAGAACTGAGTAG